A genomic stretch from Rhodomicrobium vannielii ATCC 17100 includes:
- the tnpB gene encoding IS66 family insertion sequence element accessory protein TnpB (TnpB, as the term is used for proteins encoded by IS66 family insertion elements, is considered an accessory protein, since TnpC, encoded by a neighboring gene, is a DDE family transposase.) codes for MIFGAIPPRIYIATRPVDFRKGMDGLAATVQEVLKLDPFCGAAFIFRSKRADRIKILIWDGSGLILIYKRLEDAKFRWPRIEDGVMRLSPAQASALFEGLDWARVRAVRRARPQAVQ; via the coding sequence GTGATTTTCGGCGCCATTCCACCTCGGATTTACATCGCGACGCGGCCTGTCGATTTCAGGAAAGGCATGGATGGGCTTGCGGCCACGGTTCAGGAGGTCTTGAAGCTCGATCCGTTTTGCGGCGCTGCCTTCATCTTCCGCTCCAAGCGGGCGGACCGGATCAAGATTTTGATCTGGGACGGCTCGGGGCTGATCCTGATCTACAAGCGGCTCGAGGATGCGAAGTTCCGCTGGCCAAGGATCGAGGACGGGGTCATGCGTCTGTCGCCTGCGCAAGCGTCCGCCTTGTTCGAGGGCTTGGACTGGGCCCGGGTCCGTGCGGTTCGAAGGGCGCGTCCTCAGGCGGTGCAATAA
- the traI gene encoding TraI/MobA(P) family conjugative relaxase, whose product MIAKRVKRGVASSYTGLATYILGPKGARRKEVIERLSDYILDKAGAGGRVGDIRITNCGTDEPDWALSDIIATQKQNTRASADKTYHLVVSFADNERPSDEVLEKVEERLVAAIGLEAHQRMSAVHIDTDHLHMHIAINKIHPTKFRMHEPYFDQRKLMTECEKLEKEFGLVRTNHGRSTDPQPIEVTRAFRADLQKTGVGIAMLEGAADWREVHRRFEAKKLALRQRGAGLCIEDETGRRVRASTVDRAFGIGQFVKRFGPFQGDGQTVAQTCTRSASRRDPVYDRLWTQYHLDRIRKRRAREKELQRIRKEANDAFQPVIDNYKRLRSRSANKRPPKGRLDHLQKLRDEMTRRSREIAQKMSDRQDAVSRAWPRWSFDDYLIHVAQQGDGNALALLQRRNKEQEALNTAFISAPSGADARRIVYRHLKPYVLKNGSSIYYLRDGGKAIDRPDKIYVPEVSLQAAYLAIDLGATRFGGQPLRIEGSAEFRAAVVKAAAVSGLQITLEDRSLEAQRQAALAERQDAIDSYIARRNERAARDPGFPAHRLFSSSDRGPFVYRGRRTLKDGRPAIVLEQGDSWILKPVTLQEAEAFAKLTRGARLQGLEQITEKQHDLSR is encoded by the coding sequence ATGATCGCCAAGCGCGTGAAGCGGGGCGTCGCGTCGAGCTATACAGGACTTGCGACCTATATTCTCGGCCCGAAGGGCGCGCGCCGGAAAGAGGTGATCGAGCGATTGTCCGATTACATCCTCGACAAGGCGGGCGCCGGCGGTCGCGTCGGCGACATCAGGATCACGAATTGCGGGACGGACGAGCCCGACTGGGCGCTCTCCGACATCATCGCGACGCAGAAGCAGAACACGCGCGCCAGTGCCGACAAGACCTACCACCTCGTCGTCAGCTTCGCAGACAACGAGCGGCCGAGCGACGAGGTGCTGGAAAAGGTCGAAGAGCGGCTCGTTGCCGCCATCGGGCTCGAAGCGCATCAACGCATGTCGGCGGTCCACATCGACACCGACCACCTTCACATGCATATCGCCATCAACAAGATCCACCCGACCAAATTTCGGATGCACGAGCCGTATTTCGACCAGAGAAAGCTCATGACGGAGTGCGAAAAGCTCGAGAAGGAGTTCGGCCTCGTTCGCACGAACCATGGCCGATCGACCGATCCGCAGCCGATCGAGGTTACGCGCGCCTTCCGGGCGGACCTCCAGAAAACGGGCGTCGGGATCGCGATGCTCGAGGGCGCGGCGGACTGGCGGGAGGTGCATCGTCGCTTCGAGGCGAAAAAGCTCGCACTCAGGCAGCGCGGCGCGGGTTTATGCATCGAAGACGAGACCGGTCGCCGCGTCCGCGCCAGCACCGTCGATCGCGCCTTCGGCATCGGCCAGTTCGTGAAGCGCTTCGGCCCTTTTCAGGGCGACGGGCAGACCGTGGCTCAGACTTGCACGCGTTCAGCCTCCAGGCGCGATCCGGTCTACGACCGCCTTTGGACGCAATACCACCTCGACCGCATCAGGAAGCGAAGGGCGCGCGAGAAGGAGCTTCAGCGCATCCGAAAGGAAGCCAACGACGCCTTTCAGCCGGTGATCGACAACTACAAGCGTTTGAGGTCGAGGAGCGCCAACAAGAGGCCGCCCAAAGGCCGGCTGGATCATCTTCAAAAGCTTCGAGACGAGATGACGCGGCGATCGAGGGAGATCGCACAGAAAATGTCCGACAGGCAGGATGCCGTGAGCCGCGCATGGCCGCGCTGGAGCTTCGACGACTATCTTATCCATGTCGCGCAACAAGGCGATGGAAATGCGCTTGCGCTTCTTCAGCGCCGCAACAAGGAACAAGAGGCGCTGAATACCGCCTTCATCTCGGCCCCGAGCGGCGCGGATGCGCGGCGGATCGTCTACAGACACCTGAAGCCTTATGTGCTGAAGAACGGGTCATCGATCTATTATTTGCGCGACGGCGGCAAGGCCATCGACCGGCCCGACAAGATCTATGTGCCCGAGGTTTCGCTTCAGGCGGCGTATCTCGCGATCGATCTCGGAGCGACGCGGTTCGGTGGACAACCGCTCAGGATCGAGGGATCGGCGGAGTTCAGAGCGGCGGTCGTCAAGGCGGCCGCGGTTTCGGGCCTTCAGATCACGCTTGAAGATCGAAGCCTTGAGGCGCAGAGGCAAGCGGCACTTGCCGAGCGGCAGGATGCAATCGACAGCTATATCGCGCGGCGGAACGAGCGGGCCGCCCGCGACCCCGGTTTTCCGGCGCATCGGCTGTTTTCTTCGTCGGATCGCGGTCCGTTTGTCTATCGCGGACGCAGGACGCTGAAGGACGGTCGCCCGGCGATCGTGCTCGAACAGGGCGATAGCTGGATCCTGAAGCCAGTTACCCTGCAGGAAGCAGAAGCGTTCGCGAAACTGACGCGGGGAGCCAGACTGCAAGGGCTGGAGCAGATCACCGAGAAACAGCATGATCTGTCGAGGTGA
- a CDS encoding glycosyltransferase family 4 protein: MTLFLDVTRISTRVIGSTPTGIDRVEYAYATEIFSRHRDLNPVPIITTPLFSGALRREVFEDVLDRVAKAWKLERTPRQDQVYLDLKAYLEQPIDCRRLQSFRVRGPTLKQRFRGQAIFPFRSLVRAPMRLARRIQRAAGQPNFYLNSSHTQLEQGNRFAWTKENDIGSLFFIHDIIPIDFPEFVSPKSRARHEGRLKTVSELGRTIIVNSDYTARSVAGYLESRGMRLPETKVIPLGVTEWFLGGRELLPPSPGIPYFVLVSTIEPRKNMLFLFAVWRKLAQELGPRTPRLVIVGHRGWENENVIDVLDRSSGLAPFLVEATDLSDAGLASLLSGAAALVSPSSVEGFGLPIAEALSLGVPAIVSSIPAHREVGGEQAFYIDPIDGMAWLKILTAFVNTNSAERSRALDMARNFKPFTLKEHVGIAADFARALTEQTIRSHCLH; encoded by the coding sequence ATGACCCTATTTCTGGACGTGACCCGGATTTCCACCCGCGTGATAGGTTCCACGCCCACTGGAATAGATCGCGTTGAATATGCCTATGCGACAGAAATCTTCAGCCGTCATCGCGACCTCAACCCGGTGCCGATCATCACCACACCGCTATTCAGCGGCGCCTTGCGCCGGGAGGTCTTCGAGGACGTTCTGGATCGCGTCGCCAAAGCATGGAAGCTGGAACGCACGCCGAGACAGGATCAGGTTTATCTGGATCTCAAGGCCTATCTGGAGCAACCCATTGATTGCAGGCGTTTGCAGAGTTTCCGCGTCAGAGGACCGACACTGAAACAACGTTTTCGAGGACAGGCAATATTTCCCTTTCGCTCTCTTGTCCGCGCGCCGATGAGGCTGGCACGGCGGATTCAGCGTGCCGCCGGACAACCGAATTTCTATCTGAACAGCTCGCATACGCAGCTCGAACAGGGGAATCGCTTCGCCTGGACGAAGGAAAACGACATCGGCTCCTTGTTTTTCATCCATGACATCATTCCTATCGATTTTCCCGAATTCGTGTCACCCAAGTCCCGGGCCAGACACGAAGGTCGCTTGAAAACCGTTTCGGAGCTTGGACGTACCATCATCGTAAATTCGGATTACACTGCGCGCTCTGTAGCGGGCTACCTCGAATCACGAGGCATGCGGCTGCCCGAAACGAAGGTCATACCGCTTGGCGTGACGGAGTGGTTCCTTGGCGGTCGCGAACTTTTGCCTCCCAGCCCAGGCATCCCGTACTTTGTGCTGGTGAGTACGATCGAGCCGCGAAAAAACATGCTTTTTCTTTTCGCGGTGTGGCGAAAGCTTGCCCAAGAGCTTGGTCCGCGCACGCCCCGACTCGTTATCGTCGGTCATCGCGGATGGGAAAACGAGAACGTGATCGATGTCCTTGACCGCTCGTCCGGCCTTGCTCCCTTTTTGGTCGAGGCGACGGACTTGAGCGACGCAGGCCTCGCCTCGCTACTCTCCGGAGCGGCAGCGCTTGTGTCGCCGTCGAGCGTAGAAGGGTTTGGGCTTCCGATCGCGGAGGCGCTTTCGCTTGGCGTTCCAGCAATCGTCTCCTCCATTCCGGCCCATCGCGAAGTGGGTGGCGAACAAGCTTTCTATATCGATCCAATAGACGGTATGGCGTGGCTGAAGATCCTGACGGCGTTTGTGAATACAAACTCGGCTGAGCGATCCAGGGCGCTCGATATGGCACGAAATTTCAAGCCGTTCACGCTGAAGGAACATGTCGGCATAGCTGCGGATTTCGCGCGAGCTCTTACAGAGCAAACAATCCGATCTCACTGTTTACATTAA
- the tnpA gene encoding IS66-like element accessory protein TnpA, giving the protein MSNPGRSPITELASCARADTFQRIEVITGVARRRSWPSDVKAAIVQETLEDGVGVSEVARRHGVAASQLFKWRREAGLRSRPPKPEPVTFAPLLIEKKDAPQPEHKEEAPPSGLIELELAGGRARIPVTAGREVILAIIDGLSMRRR; this is encoded by the coding sequence ATGTCTAATCCTGGTCGTAGTCCTATCACGGAGCTTGCGTCGTGCGCGCGGGCCGACACGTTCCAGCGCATTGAGGTGATCACCGGCGTTGCCCGGCGACGGTCGTGGCCGTCCGATGTGAAGGCGGCGATCGTGCAGGAAACGCTTGAGGACGGGGTCGGCGTTTCCGAGGTTGCGCGCCGACACGGCGTGGCTGCGAGCCAGCTTTTCAAATGGCGCCGTGAAGCGGGGCTGAGATCGCGACCGCCCAAACCAGAGCCGGTGACGTTTGCCCCTTTGCTGATCGAGAAAAAGGATGCGCCTCAGCCTGAGCATAAAGAAGAGGCACCGCCATCCGGGCTGATCGAACTCGAACTCGCAGGGGGACGGGCGCGGATCCCGGTGACGGCCGGCCGCGAGGTTATCCTGGCAATTATCGACGGGCTTTCGATGAGGCGGCGGTGA
- a CDS encoding phosphomannomutase has product MTEKALFLVRALMEESGVAFGTSGARGLVSAMTDRVCYGYTTGFLNYLREIGEFAPTSEVALGGDLRPSTPRILRACAQAIRDACGVPVFCGHVPTPAIAHYAFARRIPSLMVTGSHIPDDRNGIKFHRASCEVLKTDEASIARQTVRLDHSRFTADGQLIDASPLPETLNIEDSYLQRYLEFFGDEALSGLTVGLYQHSAVGRDLLACILRALGAEAVPLGRSDRFIPVDTEALRPEDIDLARHWAGEHRLDAIVSTDGDSDRPLLADHRGKWLRGDILGLLCARELGAECVVTPVSSNTALEKSGAFPRTIRSRIGSPYVIAAMEAARENGGIVCGFEANGGFLLGSKIARDGRELAALPTRDAVLPIVSVLAAAKKLPVADLYADLPQRVTWSDRLKEFPTADSQAILTWLASGSEGERKERIEMHYHSLVGKLAHVDQTDGLRMTFESGAIIHLRASGNAPELRCYTETNTEESARHLNAAALKLVGDELIQTARASQQKYRDHIRG; this is encoded by the coding sequence ATGACAGAGAAGGCATTATTCCTCGTCCGAGCCCTTATGGAAGAAAGCGGCGTTGCCTTCGGGACCAGCGGAGCGCGTGGTCTGGTCAGCGCCATGACTGACCGGGTCTGCTATGGCTATACCACCGGCTTTCTAAACTATTTGCGCGAGATCGGAGAGTTCGCTCCCACGTCCGAGGTCGCGCTGGGCGGCGATCTTCGTCCAAGTACCCCGCGCATCCTTAGGGCCTGCGCCCAAGCGATACGCGATGCTTGCGGCGTGCCCGTTTTCTGCGGCCACGTCCCGACACCGGCTATTGCACATTACGCTTTTGCGCGCCGGATCCCCTCGCTGATGGTCACGGGGAGTCATATTCCCGATGACCGCAACGGCATCAAATTCCATCGCGCCTCGTGCGAGGTACTGAAAACTGATGAGGCCAGCATCGCGCGCCAGACGGTGCGCCTCGATCACTCCCGTTTCACCGCTGATGGACAGCTGATTGATGCCTCGCCACTGCCGGAGACTCTGAATATCGAAGATAGCTATCTGCAGCGCTATTTGGAATTTTTCGGCGACGAGGCCCTCTCCGGCTTGACAGTCGGTCTCTACCAGCATTCCGCAGTGGGTCGCGATCTTCTTGCCTGCATCCTTCGCGCACTCGGGGCCGAAGCAGTGCCGCTCGGCCGTTCTGATAGATTTATTCCCGTCGATACCGAAGCTCTGCGCCCAGAAGATATCGATCTCGCCCGTCACTGGGCAGGCGAACACCGTCTAGATGCCATCGTCTCCACCGATGGTGATAGCGACCGCCCACTCTTAGCAGATCATCGTGGTAAATGGTTGCGAGGCGACATATTGGGCCTGCTTTGCGCCCGCGAACTCGGGGCCGAATGCGTAGTCACCCCGGTCAGTAGCAATACCGCGCTGGAAAAGAGTGGTGCCTTTCCTCGCACCATACGCAGCCGGATCGGCTCCCCCTACGTCATCGCGGCAATGGAGGCCGCTCGAGAGAACGGAGGCATTGTCTGCGGCTTTGAGGCGAATGGTGGCTTCCTCTTGGGAAGCAAGATCGCGCGCGATGGGCGCGAACTGGCGGCCCTGCCCACGCGCGACGCCGTTCTGCCCATCGTCAGCGTTCTCGCGGCGGCGAAAAAACTACCCGTGGCGGATCTCTATGCCGATCTACCCCAGCGGGTAACCTGGAGCGACCGTCTGAAAGAATTCCCAACCGCAGACAGTCAGGCAATCCTAACGTGGCTGGCTTCAGGCAGCGAAGGCGAGCGAAAGGAGCGGATCGAGATGCATTATCATTCGCTTGTGGGAAAACTGGCTCATGTCGACCAGACCGACGGCCTACGCATGACCTTCGAGAGCGGCGCGATTATCCACCTGCGCGCGTCGGGTAATGCGCCGGAACTGCGCTGCTACACCGAGACGAACACTGAGGAGAGCGCCAGACATCTCAACGCCGCCGCCCTAAAGCTCGTCGGCGACGAATTGATCCAGACGGCTCGAGCTTCGCAGCAGAAGTATCGAGACCACATCCGGGGCTGA
- the tnpB gene encoding IS66 family insertion sequence element accessory protein TnpB — protein sequence MIPVPTGVRVWLATGHTDMRRGFPSLSLQVQEVLLREPLSGHLFACGGRGDLFEGNLA from the coding sequence ATGATCCCGGTTCCGACCGGCGTGCGGGTGTGGCTGGCGACGGGTCACACCGATATGCGCAGGGGCTTCCCGTCGCTGTCGTTGCAGGTCCAGGAGGTTTTGCTGCGCGAACCTTTGAGCGGCCATCTCTTTGCTTGCGGAGGCCGCGGCGATCTTTTTGAAGGTAATCTGGCATGA
- the vapC gene encoding type II toxin-antitoxin system tRNA(fMet)-specific endonuclease VapC — protein MLGYMLDTNICIYVMKTFPPAVRDKFNALAEHLCISSITLGELHYGAQKSARRDENLTAIEHFVARLDVLPFGNKAAAHYGQVRAELERAGTPCGPHDMQIGGHARSEGLIVVTNNMREFARMPGVRAENWL, from the coding sequence ATGCTCGGCTACATGCTCGATACAAATATCTGCATCTATGTGATGAAGACCTTCCCGCCTGCCGTCCGGGACAAATTCAATGCGCTGGCTGAACATCTTTGCATATCGAGCATCACGCTTGGCGAATTGCATTACGGTGCGCAGAAGTCCGCCCGCCGCGACGAAAACCTGACCGCGATCGAACACTTCGTGGCGCGGCTGGACGTGCTGCCGTTCGGCAATAAAGCCGCCGCTCATTATGGGCAGGTCCGGGCTGAACTGGAGCGAGCGGGAACACCTTGCGGCCCCCACGATATGCAGATCGGCGGTCATGCCCGCAGCGAAGGATTGATTGTCGTGACGAATAACATGCGCGAGTTTGCCAGGATGCCCGGCGTCAGGGCCGAGAATTGGCTGTAG
- the tnpC gene encoding IS66 family transposase yields the protein MIAATDQLPDDIGVLKALVAHWAEQASAKDAALAEKDAELARVQGANARWETLRQLRRAQFGRKSEKLDPDQLSLAMEETEQAIAETGATDETSNATLKASRKGPRSVNRGALPSHLPREEIVIEPESTACPCCGGAMHVMGEDRSERLDVIPAQFKVIVTRRPKYACRACEGAVFQARAPTRLIEAGIPTEALVAHVLTAKYADHCPLYRQAQIYRRQGVDLDRSTLADWVGKAAALLAPLQTRLFEILKTSPKLFADETRCPVLDPGRKRVKLGQLWAYARDDRPWGGSDPPAVVYCYAPGRGSEHVKSHLAGFSGILQVDGYSAYKDLASNRPASAPLILSFCWTHLRRRFYEIAVGGNAPLADAALAQIAALYKIEETIRGQSAEARRKVRQAKSMPLLDRFKSWFEKTLSLVPGGSKMAKAIRYALHHWDGLILFANDGRIEMDTNTVERSIRPLALNRKNALFAGHDRGAEHWGIVASLIETAKLNGVDPQAWLASILSRLVNGWPMRKIDELMPWAFAVHQKAAPVV from the coding sequence ATGATTGCAGCTACGGATCAGCTCCCTGACGATATCGGCGTCCTGAAAGCTCTGGTGGCGCACTGGGCGGAACAAGCGTCGGCGAAAGACGCAGCGCTCGCCGAAAAGGACGCCGAACTGGCCCGCGTTCAGGGCGCCAATGCGAGGTGGGAGACGCTGCGCCAGCTGCGTCGCGCGCAGTTCGGCCGCAAATCGGAGAAGCTCGATCCCGATCAGTTGAGCCTCGCCATGGAGGAGACCGAGCAGGCGATCGCCGAAACGGGTGCCACGGATGAGACCTCGAACGCGACGCTGAAAGCGTCGCGCAAAGGACCCCGCTCTGTCAATCGCGGGGCGCTGCCCTCCCATCTGCCGCGGGAGGAGATCGTCATCGAACCGGAAAGCACAGCTTGTCCGTGTTGTGGCGGCGCCATGCATGTGATGGGCGAGGATCGCTCGGAGCGGCTGGACGTGATCCCGGCCCAGTTCAAAGTGATCGTGACGCGCCGACCGAAATATGCCTGCCGGGCCTGCGAAGGCGCTGTGTTTCAGGCTCGGGCGCCAACGCGTCTGATCGAGGCCGGCATCCCGACCGAGGCACTGGTCGCTCACGTTCTGACCGCGAAATATGCCGATCACTGTCCGCTGTATCGGCAGGCGCAAATCTATCGCCGCCAGGGCGTCGATCTCGATCGCTCCACGCTCGCTGACTGGGTCGGCAAAGCGGCGGCGCTTCTGGCGCCGCTTCAGACGCGCCTGTTCGAGATCCTGAAAACCTCGCCGAAACTGTTCGCCGACGAGACGCGCTGCCCCGTCCTGGATCCGGGACGAAAGCGCGTGAAGCTCGGCCAGCTCTGGGCTTACGCCCGCGACGACAGGCCCTGGGGCGGCTCCGATCCGCCCGCCGTTGTCTACTGCTATGCGCCAGGCCGCGGATCGGAGCATGTGAAAAGCCATCTCGCAGGCTTCAGCGGGATCCTGCAGGTCGATGGCTATAGCGCCTACAAGGACCTCGCGAGCAACCGGCCAGCGTCGGCACCGCTCATCCTGTCCTTCTGCTGGACGCACCTGAGGAGGCGGTTCTATGAAATCGCTGTGGGCGGCAACGCGCCGCTCGCCGACGCCGCGCTCGCGCAGATCGCAGCGCTTTACAAAATCGAGGAAACCATCCGTGGCCAGAGCGCCGAAGCGCGCCGCAAGGTCCGACAGGCCAAGAGCATGCCGCTACTCGATCGTTTCAAGTCCTGGTTTGAAAAGACCCTCTCCCTCGTTCCCGGCGGCTCCAAAATGGCCAAGGCCATCCGCTATGCTCTCCACCATTGGGACGGCCTCATCCTGTTCGCGAACGACGGGCGCATCGAGATGGACACCAACACCGTCGAGCGTTCCATCAGGCCCTTGGCTCTGAACAGGAAAAACGCACTCTTCGCCGGCCACGACCGCGGAGCAGAGCATTGGGGAATCGTCGCTTCGCTCATTGAAACGGCCAAACTCAATGGCGTCGATCCACAGGCCTGGCTCGCCAGCATTCTCTCACGCCTCGTCAATGGCTGGCCGATGCGCAAAATCGATGAACTCATGCCCTGGGCCTTTGCCGTTCACCAAAAGGCTGCTCCCGTGGTCTGA
- a CDS encoding plasmid mobilization protein, translated as MTSLTSTLKIRLTKSEMGALKERADAEGLSLSAWGRARLLSVPDEAAQIIGTMRRAIILEAAKLEMMPEAELRAALEREAAVNASILSEREG; from the coding sequence ATGACGAGTCTAACTTCCACGCTCAAGATCCGGCTGACGAAGTCGGAAATGGGTGCCCTGAAGGAGCGGGCCGATGCCGAGGGATTGAGCCTCTCCGCCTGGGGAAGAGCGCGGCTTCTGAGCGTGCCGGATGAAGCGGCACAGATCATCGGGACCATGCGGCGGGCGATTATCCTCGAGGCAGCAAAGCTGGAGATGATGCCCGAAGCGGAACTCCGGGCGGCGCTCGAACGCGAAGCCGCGGTGAACGCGAGCATCCTGTCCGAGCGCGAAGGATGA
- a CDS encoding ABC transporter ATP-binding protein produces the protein MTPSDFVENGSDRITVDNIVKEYESTIGVRRVLDGISFSVERGEKIAILGRNGAGKSTLVRIIGGVDMPTSGRIIRGMSMSWPLALAGGFEMTMSGHDNIRFIARIYNRPFADVAAFVDDFAELGRQLYMPVKTYSSGMRARLAFALTLAVDFDCFLIDEVISVGDQRFHAKCHDALFVQRSHCSMIMISHDTNIVKQYCSKALILKNGRGKVFDDIEFGLDIYSTL, from the coding sequence ATGACGCCCTCCGACTTCGTTGAAAATGGCTCCGACAGGATCACGGTAGATAATATCGTCAAAGAATATGAAAGCACGATCGGCGTACGCCGCGTTCTTGACGGGATTTCCTTCTCGGTCGAGCGGGGCGAGAAAATCGCGATCCTCGGTCGCAATGGCGCTGGCAAGTCCACGCTTGTCAGAATCATCGGAGGGGTTGATATGCCTACATCCGGGCGCATCATTCGTGGCATGTCAATGTCCTGGCCTCTCGCCTTGGCGGGCGGTTTCGAAATGACGATGTCGGGGCATGACAACATTCGTTTCATTGCAAGGATCTACAACAGACCCTTCGCCGACGTGGCTGCTTTCGTTGATGACTTTGCAGAACTTGGGCGACAGCTCTACATGCCCGTAAAGACGTATTCTTCCGGCATGCGCGCGAGATTAGCCTTTGCATTGACGCTTGCGGTCGATTTTGATTGTTTTCTCATCGACGAAGTTATCTCGGTTGGAGATCAGCGTTTCCATGCCAAGTGTCACGACGCGCTTTTTGTTCAGAGATCTCATTGTTCAATGATAATGATAAGTCACGACACAAATATCGTCAAACAATACTGTAGTAAGGCATTAATTCTGAAAAACGGGAGAGGAAAAGTTTTCGATGATATCGAGTTTGGCCTGGATATATATTCGACCCTGTGA
- the vapB gene encoding type II toxin-antitoxin system VapB family antitoxin, with translation MTSSTVFTSNRSQAVRLPKAVAFPEDVHHVDILKIGRSRLIVPQGKRWDDLFLSGPRVSEDFMVEREQPKAEEREAF, from the coding sequence ATGACCAGTTCGACCGTCTTCACAAGCAACCGCAGCCAGGCTGTTCGCCTCCCAAAGGCTGTCGCTTTTCCCGAGGACGTGCACCATGTCGATATTCTTAAGATCGGGCGCAGCCGCCTGATCGTACCGCAGGGCAAGAGATGGGACGATCTTTTCCTGAGCGGACCGCGTGTCAGCGAGGATTTCATGGTCGAGCGCGAGCAGCCGAAGGCGGAAGAGCGCGAGGCATTCTGA